One stretch of Desulfomonile tiedjei DNA includes these proteins:
- the nuoE gene encoding NADH-quinone oxidoreductase subunit NuoE: MLSEEIKREIESYIREHCPTPRGASIEALMVLQRHRGWLSDESIRELAAYLEMSPDELDGVATFYNHLFRKPVGRHVIWICDSVSCWIMGYEGLLEHMQGRLGINPGETTPDGRFTLLPIQCLGACHHAPALMIDDDLHEDLTPQKFDEILERYE, translated from the coding sequence ATGCTGAGCGAAGAAATTAAGCGGGAAATTGAATCCTATATCCGCGAGCATTGCCCCACCCCCCGCGGAGCATCCATTGAAGCATTGATGGTGCTCCAAAGGCACCGAGGGTGGTTGTCTGACGAGTCCATCCGCGAATTGGCAGCCTATTTGGAGATGTCTCCGGACGAACTGGACGGCGTTGCCACATTCTATAATCATCTATTCCGAAAACCTGTAGGGAGACACGTTATCTGGATATGCGACAGCGTTTCGTGCTGGATCATGGGATACGAAGGCCTCTTGGAACATATGCAGGGCCGCCTCGGCATCAACCCGGGCGAAACAACCCCCGACGGTCGCTTCACGCTATTACCGATACAGTGCCTTGGAGCCTGCCATCATGCGCCGGCTTTGATGATCGACGACGACCTTCACGAAGACCTGACGCCACAGAAATTCGATGAAATCCTTGAGCGGTACGAGTAG
- a CDS encoding addiction module protein — MTTRKLIEEALSLPVEERALIADSLLRSLNAPNTAIDAKWTEVAKRRLQELRSGKVKAIPGDEVFSEILGRLAK, encoded by the coding sequence ATGACGACGAGAAAGCTTATTGAAGAAGCCCTTTCTCTTCCTGTTGAGGAAAGGGCGCTTATCGCTGATTCACTTCTGCGTAGCCTCAATGCCCCTAATACCGCCATTGATGCCAAGTGGACGGAAGTGGCAAAGAGAAGGCTTCAGGAGCTTCGTTCCGGAAAAGTCAAAGCAATTCCTGGTGATGAGGTATTCTCCGAAATTCTTGGACGGCTTGCCAAGTGA